One window of the Candidatus Methylomirabilota bacterium genome contains the following:
- a CDS encoding phosphate ABC transporter substrate-binding protein PstS family protein, producing the protein MRKRMVASALAVAVLTSGLALAAPVQLDPGLQAYKSVSGVSGNISSVGSDTLNNLMTHWAETFSRFYPNAKVQIEGKGSSTAPPALIAGTAQLGPMSREMKGTEIDQFEKKFGYKPLAIRTSVDALAVFVNKDNPIKCLSMSQVDAMFSKGRRQGYKEDINTWGQLGLTGEWAQKPISLYGRNSASGTYGFFKEHVMKNGDYKDTVKEQPGSAAVVQGATVDRFAAGYSGIGYTTAGVRAVPLSEKDGGKCVEAAADNSYSGAYPMARFLFVYINKAPGKALDPLTREFVKVIVSKEGQEGVIRDGYFPIPASIAKEELAKIQ; encoded by the coding sequence ATGAGGAAGCGGATGGTGGCGTCGGCCCTGGCCGTCGCCGTGTTGACCTCCGGTCTGGCCCTGGCTGCCCCCGTACAGCTGGATCCGGGACTGCAGGCGTACAAATCGGTCAGCGGCGTCAGCGGCAATATCTCGAGCGTCGGCTCCGACACGCTCAACAATCTGATGACCCACTGGGCGGAGACGTTCAGCCGCTTCTACCCCAATGCGAAGGTCCAGATCGAGGGCAAGGGCTCCTCGACGGCGCCCCCGGCCCTCATCGCCGGCACCGCGCAGCTGGGCCCGATGTCACGCGAGATGAAAGGGACGGAGATCGACCAGTTCGAGAAGAAGTTCGGCTACAAGCCGCTGGCCATTCGCACCTCCGTTGACGCCCTCGCCGTCTTCGTCAACAAGGACAACCCCATCAAGTGCCTCAGCATGAGCCAGGTGGACGCGATGTTCTCCAAGGGCCGCCGCCAGGGCTACAAGGAGGACATCAACACGTGGGGGCAGCTCGGGCTCACGGGGGAGTGGGCGCAGAAGCCCATCAGCCTCTACGGTCGCAACTCGGCCTCGGGCACCTACGGCTTCTTCAAAGAGCACGTCATGAAGAACGGCGACTACAAGGATACGGTCAAGGAGCAGCCGGGCTCGGCGGCGGTGGTCCAGGGTGCGACAGTGGACCGCTTCGCGGCCGGGTACAGCGGCATCGGGTACACCACGGCCGGCGTGCGGGCGGTGCCGCTGAGCGAGAAGGACGGCGGCAAGTGCGTGGAGGCCGCCGCCGACAACTCCTACTCCGGGGCCTACCCGATGGCGCGCTTCCTCTTCGTCTACATCAACAAGGCGCCCGGCAAGGCGCTCGATCCGCTCACGAGGGAATTCGTGAAGGTGATCGTCTCCAAGGAAGGGCAGGAGGGTGTGATCAGGGACGGCTACTTCCCGATCCCGGCCTCGATCGCGAAGGAAGAGCTGGCGAAGATTCAATAA
- a CDS encoding response regulator transcription factor, translating into MTTRAMGEVKAAMATWRRTSESAPPASLKSGHRVLVVEDEQDVAELIRYNLAKEGYDVALVDNGADALKRAREGKPEVILLDIMVPQLNGWEVCRRLKQDPETRGIPVIMVTGRVEEGDKVLGFEMGADDYVTKPFSPRELVARIRAVVRRGKASDVTGRKQHLKAGDLEIDRHRFEVIMKGQRVDLTPKEFDLLAALMGTPGRVFGREELLDLVWGEDGFVEPRTADVHVAGLRAKFTAARLPVPGIETVRGVGYRFREQDSARLGSRN; encoded by the coding sequence ATGACGACACGAGCCATGGGGGAGGTCAAGGCGGCGATGGCAACGTGGCGGCGCACCTCGGAGTCCGCTCCACCGGCATCGCTCAAATCGGGCCACCGCGTCCTCGTCGTCGAGGACGAGCAGGACGTGGCCGAGCTGATTCGCTACAACCTGGCCAAGGAAGGCTACGACGTGGCGCTGGTGGACAATGGCGCCGACGCCCTCAAGCGCGCGCGCGAGGGCAAGCCGGAAGTCATCCTTCTCGACATCATGGTGCCTCAGCTCAATGGCTGGGAGGTGTGCCGGCGCCTCAAGCAGGACCCCGAGACGCGCGGCATTCCCGTCATCATGGTCACCGGCCGCGTCGAGGAAGGCGACAAGGTCCTCGGGTTCGAGATGGGCGCCGACGACTACGTCACCAAGCCCTTCTCTCCTCGCGAGCTGGTGGCGCGGATCCGCGCGGTGGTCCGGCGAGGCAAAGCGAGCGATGTCACGGGCAGGAAGCAGCACCTCAAGGCCGGCGATCTCGAGATCGACCGGCACCGCTTCGAAGTGATCATGAAGGGCCAGCGGGTGGATCTCACGCCCAAGGAGTTCGACTTGCTGGCCGCGCTCATGGGCACTCCCGGGCGTGTCTTCGGACGCGAGGAGCTGCTGGATCTTGTCTGGGGCGAAGACGGCTTCGTCGAGCCGCGCACCGCGGACGTGCACGTGGCCGGGCTCCGGGCGAAGTTCACGGCGGCTCGGCTCCCCGTGCCGGGAATAGAGACCGTGCGAGGCGTCGGCTATCGCTTCAGGGAGCAGGATTCGGCACGGCTCGGCAGCCGGAATTAA
- a CDS encoding transglutaminase domain-containing protein produces the protein MDRRTFLKTSAGASAGMMVAGLAQPMRSMAAPAAGGTSWRTFEVTTRVEVIKPSGVTRAWVPMPLLPDTDYHKNLNQGWTGNAAMMRVYRDEKYGAGIFYAEWPGTEAAPVVEVTTRFSTRDRAVDLSAPGSPGSEDKTVLKRYLSATKFIATDGIVRKTAREITKTASTDVDKAKALYEWIVDNTFRDPKVRGCGLGDITAMLETGNLGGKCADLNALFVGMARSVGIPARDIYGVRVADSAEYKSLGRGGDITKAQHCRAEFYAASHGWVPVDPADVRKLVLEENGGIPLTDPKVQKARAKLFGALEMNWLAYNYAADLKLPNSPGDPLPFFMYPQAETANERRDSLDPDSVRYRLTSKELTS, from the coding sequence ATGGATAGACGGACATTCTTGAAGACGAGCGCCGGCGCCTCCGCCGGAATGATGGTGGCCGGGCTCGCTCAGCCGATGCGCTCGATGGCCGCGCCGGCCGCTGGCGGCACTAGCTGGCGCACCTTCGAGGTGACCACCCGGGTAGAGGTCATCAAGCCCTCGGGCGTGACGCGAGCCTGGGTGCCCATGCCGCTCTTGCCGGACACCGACTACCACAAGAACCTGAATCAAGGCTGGACCGGCAATGCGGCAATGATGCGCGTGTACCGTGACGAGAAGTATGGCGCGGGCATCTTCTACGCCGAGTGGCCGGGAACAGAGGCGGCGCCCGTGGTCGAGGTGACGACACGCTTCTCCACGCGCGACCGCGCCGTGGATCTCAGCGCGCCGGGCTCTCCCGGCTCAGAGGACAAGACGGTCCTCAAGAGGTATCTATCCGCCACCAAGTTCATCGCGACCGACGGCATCGTGCGTAAGACGGCGCGTGAGATCACCAAGACGGCGAGCACGGACGTCGACAAAGCCAAGGCCCTGTACGAGTGGATCGTCGACAATACCTTCCGCGACCCCAAGGTGCGCGGCTGCGGGCTGGGCGACATCACGGCCATGCTGGAGACGGGCAACCTCGGGGGCAAGTGCGCCGATCTGAACGCGCTGTTCGTCGGCATGGCGCGCTCCGTGGGCATCCCCGCGCGCGACATCTACGGCGTGCGCGTGGCCGACTCCGCCGAGTACAAGAGCCTCGGACGCGGCGGCGACATCACCAAGGCCCAGCACTGCCGCGCGGAGTTCTACGCGGCGAGCCACGGCTGGGTGCCCGTGGATCCTGCCGACGTGCGCAAGCTCGTGCTCGAGGAGAATGGCGGGATACCGCTCACGGATCCCAAGGTGCAGAAGGCGAGGGCCAAGCTCTTCGGCGCGCTGGAGATGAACTGGCTCGCCTACAACTATGCGGCCGACCTGAAGCTCCCCAACTCACCCGGCGATCCTCTCCCCTTCTTCATGTATCCACAGGCGGAGACGGCCAATGAGCGGCGGGACAGCCTCGACCCCGACTCCGTGCGCTACCGGTTAACTTCGAAGGAGCTGACCTCCTAA